Proteins encoded in a region of the Enoplosus armatus isolate fEnoArm2 chromosome 16, fEnoArm2.hap1, whole genome shotgun sequence genome:
- the lratd2a gene encoding protein LRATD2a: protein MGNQMDKLSHLSYAEVPTVDPNGVDTEDGPRIGVSYIFSNDDDELEDGCAVDGTVRDPNQEEKQYDQRDEVECAVYNRDECIYEKIVKSANLEVYSPENLLNKCKAGDLVEFVATGQFPHWAVYVGDFQVVHLHRAEVKNSFLTDASQGRRCRIVNDFYKFKALGPDMVVQNAMEQVGLKDRELSWRNSECFAAWCMFGKREFKMGGEIRIGKQPYRLKIFMSDKHSHVLEFQSLEDMIMEKRRNDHLGRTAVLQELATHFSRVEDIKSEPAAD, encoded by the coding sequence ATGGGGAACCAGATGGACAAGCTGTCACATTTAAGTTACGCAGAAGTTCCCACAGTGGACCCGAACGGAGTGGACACGGAGGACGGTCCGCGGATCGGAGTCTCTTATATATTTTCTAACGACGACGACGAGCTGGAGGATGGCTGCGCGGTCGATGGCACAGTTAGGGACCCGAATCAGGAAGAGAAACAGTACGACCAGCGCGACGAGGTGGAGTGCGCCGTCTACAACAGAGATGAATGCATTTACGAGAAGATCGTCAAGTCCGCCAACCTGGAGGTTTACTCCCCGGAGAATCTACTCAACAAATGTAAAGCAGGGGACCTGGTGGAGTTTGTGGCCACCGGGCAGTTCCCGCACTGGGCTGTGTACGTGGGCGACTTCCAGGTGGTGCACCTGCACAGAGCCGAGgtgaaaaacagctttttgaCAGATGCGAGTCAAGGGAGGAGGTGCAGGATTGTGAACGACTTTTACAAATTCAAAGCTCTGGGGCCAGACATGGTGGTGCAGAACGCGATGGAGCAAGTGGGCTTGAAGGACCGGGAGCTGAGCTGGAGAAACTCCGAGTGCTTCGCAGCCTGGTGCATGTTCGGCAAGAGGGAGTTCAAGATGGGTGGGGAGATACGGATAGGCAAGCAGCCCTACCGGCTGAAAATATTCATGTCCGACAAACATTCGCACGTGTTGGAGTTTCAGAGTTTGGAGGACATGAtcatggagaagaggaggaacgATCACCTGGGCAGGACAGCTGTGTTGCAGGAGCTGGCCACTCATTTCAGCCGCGTGGAGGACATAAAAAGTGAGCCGGCCGCTGACTGA